Within the Gopherus flavomarginatus isolate rGopFla2 chromosome 8, rGopFla2.mat.asm, whole genome shotgun sequence genome, the region GAGGGAAAAATACCTAATTTAACCACAGCATGACACagtttaactttttttctttcatacTTCTATTTCCATTGCCCACTGAGGAGCTAATCTTTTTTCATTGTTTGCAGGTGGCCATGAGAGCACTAGGGTTTGAACCCAAAAAAGAAGAGATCAAGAAAATGATATCAGACATTGATAAGGAAGGAACAGGAAAGATCAGCTTCAATGATTTTCTGGTGGTGATGACTCAAAAGATGGTATGTAAATTGGGACAGTTACAATGAAACCAACTTTGCAAGTTGCTGAATGCTTTtcaattcctgttgacttcagtgggaattgaaaGGACTCAAAACTTCCCTGCCTAATCTTAGCAACCACATGTGCAAAAGTTATGGTTGCAAATAGGAACCATTCCATCATAGCTGGTGGTGTCTTTGAGATCTTTCTCTGTGATAAGTTTGGTTAAAAAGAAGGGTGTGGAGAGAAACTAATATCAAAACCACACAAGAGAAGAAAAACATTGGCCACCAAGAAGAGAAGCTGTGATAAGTTTTGGTAAGTTGTGAGGATGACAGTGATAGTCATTATGCCAGTACAGTGTTTTTTCAGATTTAAGATCTCTACTGCCATGATCTGTGTACTTTACCTAAAAATTCTTACAAAAACTCATTGATAACAAAATAGCATATTTGACAGTGTAGAAGCTTGATGCTGCAAAACTTTAATCATGCAAAGATCTGGTCCTAGACATGAAAGGAACAGAAAAGTGACATTCAGAGAACATGATTACATTGGCAAAATTAAGGCTTGCTAAGTGCTTTCACTCTCTATTTGCATAATTTCTAATAATTCAGTTTCTTTTATATTGAATCTTATCTGAGTTTCCTGTGTTTCTAATGTTTATTTTGATAACTACAATTTTACACTTAAGTTATTGATATGTACTCTTAGACTTAACTACAAATTAACAAAGTTTTTGGCTATGAACTGGTATGTTGTTTACTTCTTTAAGGCTGAAAAAGATTCCAAAGAGGAGATTCTAAAAGCCTTCAAACTATTTGATGATGATGAAACTGGCAAAATCTCTTTCAAAAACCTTAAACGTGTGGCCAAGGAACTTGGGGAAAATCTCACAGATGAGGAGCTACAGGTTTGTGCCTTGTATGATTTTTGCCCACATATGTTGTATACATAGTAGTTGTGACAGGTTGGATTGgctcacagaaccccccttgggagctgccacctgatgtgccaagactacttctaccttTGCCATCTCTGCCAGCTCGGGGCCTCAGCaccttgtcttgctgagccaaacactcctgtctgctccaacaaagaccaggggtctgaattacttgcctcaaagctgcaagtttacctgaaagcagctaacagaagtgttcctgtctttaacactcagatgcccaactcccaatggggtctaaacccaaataaatctgttttaccctgtataaagtttatgcagggtaaactcataaattatttgccctctataacactgatagagagagatgcacagttgtttgctcccccaggtattaatacatactctgagttaattaataagtaaaaagtgattttattagatacataaagtaggatttaagtggttccaagtagtaacagacagaacgaagtaagttaccaagcaaaataaaataaaatgcgcaaatctatgtctaatcaaactgaatacagataatctcaccctcagagatgcttcagtacttcttttttttttcccctctcttctctgactggacaccttccagccCCGGGCataattctttcccctggtacagctcttgttccagctcaggtgatagctaggggattcttcgtGATGGCTTCTtccctccctttgttctgttccatccctttatatatcttttgcataaggcgggaatcctttgcccctctctgggttcccatcccttccttctcaatggaaagacaccaggttagagatggattccagttcaggtgaaatgatcacatgtcactgcaagacttcattgcccacttgccagtacacatgtatacaggaagacttacgggtaaaacacacccatctgcagacaattgtcctgattaatgggagtcatcaagattccaaaccaccattaatggcccacagtttgcacaattacaataggacctcagagttatatttcatatttctagtttcagatacaaaagtggtacatttatacaaataggatgatcacactcagtagattataagctttgtaatggtaCCTtagaagagaccttttgcatgaagcatattccagttacattatattcactctttagtatatttttataaaaccatatagactgcaacgtcacagtAGTCACTGATTGTATTACTCCATTCAGATTTAATTCATtaactttcattttttaatttaagtgaAACTGCTGCAAAATCACCAGTCTGCTGCACTAGAGTGCCACAGAATCCAGAAGTTTTGCAACAGAATTCTGGTTTAGTTTGTCACACAGTACATGGAGCCTTGAATATGTTCTTTTTAAAGAGATGGATGTATGATGTAGTAGAAAGAGCCCAAAATATAAGCCCTTTTATGAGAccttgtcagggttccctccccactctgaactctggggtacagatgtggggacccacatgaaagaccccctaaattTATATTCCACcatcttaggttaaaacttccccatgGCACAAATTCCTTTTCTTGTTCTTGGacgatattgctgccaccaccaagtgatttaaacaaacattcggGGGGCGCCACTTGAAgccctattcccccccccctcaaaaaaaatatccccccaagcctctTCATCCCCTTTCCAGGGgggggcttgagaataatataccaactgtTAagttaacaaagtgagcacagaccaaatcccTAGTTTTTAGGAcgctgaaaatcaatcaggttcttaaaagaagaattttatttaaaaaaaaaggtaaaagaatcacacctgcaaaatcagaatggaagataactttacagggtaaataaaaagatttaaaacccaGAGGATTCCCCTTTGATTCTGCTTctcagttacaaaacaggaataaaattaccTCTTATAATAGGGAAAATTcataagctaaaacaaaagataatctaacgcatttccttgctattacttacaatttgtaatcttagatcCTTATTTCAGGTAGGGTTTTACGAGATGTGTTTTTTTCTTGCCCTGGTCCCTCTCTGTCCGAGAGAGAACCCACAAAGAGAGCACCAACAAAaaactccccccccacacacacagatttgAAAGGATCTTCTTCCCTTATTGGTTTTTTTGGTCAGCTGTCAACAAAGTTATTTGAACTTCTTAACGTCTTACAGATAAAGGAGAGATTTTATGCTAGTTTTCACTGTGTGTTTGacaggcctgaactaaagtagtggGCAAGctctgctgatataaagcaaattTAGGCTGTGAGCAAACATCAGGCTTTGCCTGCTTGCACATTTACAGAATTTGGCAAGAACAAGACTAATATTGCACAAAACACACATTTCTAAGAAGTGGTAGGCACAAAGTACTTATGCAAACTCATTTTAGAAGAGTGGTACCAGAGCATTTCAGTATTAAAGATGGTACAAAAACtttccccaaagataacagggACACATTGACCCTCCTAAAAGTAGGGTCAGAATAACAGTGTAATGAATAAAAATGTATAAGGTGATGGGTGGTAACTGGCTATGTCAGAGGGTGTTAACTAACCACGTCAGAGAGGCAATACTTAACTTGTTTATGCTAACGTATAAAATTAAGTCTCCGAGGAAGTGTTTTTGGCCAGCCTAAGGGCCAGTGAAAAGTCCTGCCACTAACTAAGCTGCATCCATTGTCCTGGGCATACGTGTTTTAGTATCCTCGTAtagtctgccaggtgctattaccgTGCTTCATCAACAATAAACCTAGCTGTGTGTCTTCATTCCTAaacagatcttgtggtcattgggtggtTTGCTGAaggtctgcacagagctgggacagtGCACAGGAAAAACACATACACGCAGCCGAATATCTAACAACATTGGTGACCCACtagatctttttttctttcagactCCTTAGACCAGATCCCCAGTCCCCGACATATCCCCTTTGCATTGCAGTGGTAGTGCAAAAGGTCCGTAAGACTGCCCTAACCAAGTACTTGAGGATTTCCCTTGTGTGGGAAAATTCCTTGGTGGAATAACTGGATCTATGTTAAAACCCTCTCAGTCTTCAAGGCATGGGGATGGTAGGGCAAGGGAATGTGTCCAGAGTGCTGCTGTGTGCCTGCAAACCCTGGTTCGTGTTATGGCTCTGTGGGGGCTATTCTTAGCCAGCACAATCCTGTGGCTGCTCTGGCTTACGTGGAAGAGGCACACCACGGGCACCAGGATCAGGGATGGGATGTAAAAGTTATTTAAACCCACTCTTGCCCTGGATGCAAGCAGGTAAATTTGTAAATTATCTTTGTAACAACAGAAAGTGCTGAGTTTTACTTAAATTATCTCCATTTCCCGCTGCCCTTTCCTTTCCCACTCCCTCCTGTTTCCTGTACTCTACTGGTGTCATTCTGGCTCAAATGGCAGTACTCTGGGACTAAAGATTGCAAGCTAAAGATCCACACCACAATGGGAGCTCTTGCCCAATGCAGACATTGTAATGTATTAAGTTAATGTTGTGCTATCCTTCTGCATCTTAAATCAAAGTCCTTTCCATGTGCACTACtacaaaaaataaagtaaaagagTTTTTGAATATCTGTGTGTGAAATAGGTTCTAAAGGCCAAGACTGTGTTGAGTATATATAGCCG harbors:
- the CETN2 gene encoding centrin-2 isoform X2 — protein: MASSFKKSTLGAVAQRKKTGPKLELTEDQKQEIREAFDLFDTDGTGNIDVKELKVAMRALGFEPKKEEIKKMISDIDKEGTGKISFNDFLVVMTQKMAEKDSKEEILKAFKLFDDDETGKISFKNLKRVAKELGENLTDEELQEMIDEADRDGDGEVNEQEFLRIMKKTSLY
- the CETN2 gene encoding centrin-2 isoform X3 produces the protein MVAMRALGFEPKKEEIKKMISDIDKEGTGKISFNDFLVVMTQKMAEKDSKEEILKAFKLFDDDETGKISFKNLKRVAKELGENLTDEELQEMIDEADRDGDGEVNEQEFLRIMKKTSLY